The region AATTGTTCTGATGAATAATAGCTAAAAGTAGTGGTAGGTTCATGATGGAATAAAATTGTATCAACATCACATCCAGCTAAGAACATAATTTGATCGGCACTAAAGCTACGACCAGGCCTGTAGGGATATATCGCAAACTTTTCATGTTTAGATGGTTTGATTGCAGTGTGTAAATCATAGTGAATACGTTGCGAATGCTCATTATCTAGAAAAAAGTCGGCTACATATTGCTCTAATTGTTTAGCTCGAACCCTTTCCTTATTACATAAGCCTTCACCAGCAGAATGAGCACCACTGAACAAACGATTCATATTTTCTTCTACAAAACGTGTTTGCGTCAGTATGGACTCAGGGTTACCTATCAAAAATAAAACTCTCTGCTTAGCTACAATTGTTTCACTTAATAACTGATTAATCAGTTCATTACAGATTTCAATTGGCGCAGTTTCATTACCATGAATGGCACAGGACAAAACGATATCCTTAGTCGACCCCTTAGCAGGATTAAAACTAATGACACCGTTATCTAAAATATTGACTGTGGTTTGATTCGAAAGGACGAAGGAGTGGCTTACTACCTTGTTATTGATGTTATCTATGGTAAAAGCTAGAAAATCTTTATCATTCATTAGTTTTTGAAACACGCTGACTCCTTGAATGCGGCATTAAAAATTGAATGGTATCAAACGATAGCTAGATTCTACCACATCTGGGGGAAGCTAACGTTAAGTAACATTTAACAGACTGTAAATCTTTACTTGCATTTTTTTTGGTATCCAATATAATTTTAGCCATCTAGACTTCTTTACGGATAATTTATGACTATAGCAACTTTTGGTGCAGGCTGTTTTTGGGGCGTTGAGCATTTCTTCAGACAAGTAAACGGTGTTGTTGCAGCAGAATGTGGTTATATGGGTGGTAACGATAAGTACCAAACTTATGAACAAGTCAAAGCTGGCGCTACAGGTCATGCTGAAGTCGTACAAATTGAATATGATGAGACTGTTGTTAGTTACGATGAGTTATTAACTGTTTTTTGGCAAAATCACAATCCAACCACGTTGAACATGCAAGGTGCTGATATCGGTAATCAATATCGCAGTACTATATTTACACATGACGACGCTCAAAAAGAGATTGCACAACAGTCTAAACTTGCACTTACAAAAAGTGGCAAGTGGGGATCGAAACTTATAGTCACTGAAATAACTTCAGTGCAAACTTTTCATCCGGCTGAAGAATATCACCAAAATTATTTACAAAAGAATGACTTACCTAGTTGCCATATCAGTTTTTAACACTAGAAAGCACCAACAATCCTGTTGTTGGTGTGTTTTATGTACATAATCGATTACCTCAATCTATATCTTAGTGCTAACTGCGCTTTACCCCACTCTGTAAATTCCCTACAATCCATTCAAATTGCTTAAGGCATGTAACGGAGAAATACAAAAATGAGTCAAGCTCGTCATATTAACCTACTAATTTTAGGTTCTGGCCCTGCTGGTTATACAGCAGCTGTTTACGCAGCACGTGCTAATTTAAAGCCTGTTATGATTACAGGTATGCAACAAGGTGGTCAACTTACTACGACCACTGAAGTTGAAAACTGGCCTGGTGATGCGAATGATTTAACCGGTCCAGCATTAATGGCAAGAATGCAGGAACATGCTGAAAAATTTGATACCGAAATTATCTTTGATCACATCAATGAAGTTGATTTTAGTCAACGTCCTTATCGTTTAAAAGGCGATAATGGCGAATTCACTTGTGATGCATTGATTATTGCAACGGGTGCTTCAGCTAAGTACCTAGGCTTGCCTTCTGAAGAAGCATTTATGGGACGTGGCGTATCTGCATGTGCGACATGTGATGGTTTCTTTTATCGTAACCAGAAAGTGGCTGTTGTTGGTGGTGGTAATACCGCAGTGGAAGAAGCGCTTTATTTAAGTAACATCGCTTCTGAAGTGCATCTAATTCATCGCCGTGACTCTTTCCGCTCTGAAAAGATTCTTATTAATCGCCTAATGGATAAAGTTGCCAACGGTAATATCATCCTTCACCTAGATCAAACGCTAGAAGAAGTTGTTGGTGATAACATGGGTGTTAATGGCTTAAAAATGAAGAGCACGAAAGACGACTCTATCTCTGATTTAGACGTTGCTGGAGTATTCATTGCAATCGGTCACAGCCCGAATACAGGGATTTTCGCAGACCAACTTGATATGAATTACGGTTATATTACTGTAAACAGCGGTCTTCAAGGTAACGCGACTCAAACCAGTATTGAAGGTATTTATGCCTGTGGTGATGTAATGGATCAGCATTATCGTCAAGCGATTACATCAGCAGGTTCTGGTTGTATGGCTGCGTTAGATGCAGAACGTTACTTAGACGCACAAAAGTAAATTCGTCAGTTTGTAATCAACTAGGTTACACACAGTGAGCTAGTAACGAGAAGCCATCCATTATTGTGATGGCTTTTTTATGGTTTGTATTTTATCTATTTAATATACAAGGTTATAAAAAGTTTGGTTCAGTTGTTAATTATGCCTAAAGTTCAGCATAAACAACTAAAGCTAGCAAACGGGAGCTAGCTGACATGATACTAAGTCCTGATAACTTCCATGCTGTATAAAACAACTTCCGCATCACCGACTACATCAGGATGCTGTTGTTTATTAATGAACTGCATACCCAATTTTTTCATTATATTAATTGAGCCTACATTGTTTTCATCAGCAATCGCTGAAAACTTTACGACATCAAGTTGATGTTTAATTAATAAATCAATTATTGCTTTAGCACTTTCTGTAGCAAAGCCTTGGCCCCAAGCAGATTTCTTAAACCGCCAGCCAATTTCAAGATTATCAAACTCTGGTGTTTCTGTAAAAAATCCCATAGGGCGAATCAAGACCCAACCTACGAAATTGTCCCTGTCATCAGCATGCCCTTGTATGTTTTTATTAAATACTTTCCATAAGCCCCAACCTTTAACTGGCTTTAAATAACTCTTCAATCGTGGGATATAAATATTATTAATGTCTGCTCTAGAAGTCAGCACGCCACCGTTGATATATTTCATTACGTTAGGATCTTGGTCCAAATCGTAAAGCAAATCGGCATCATCAAGTGTCATTATAGAAATTGATAATCTGTCTGTTGTTAATTGGTTTTTCATAATATCTATTTCCATAAAATTGATCATATTGACAACACTCTAAATTTTAGACATAAAAAAAGGAACCCTAAGGTTCCTTTTTTAAAGAATAATAACTAATTACTTAGCTAAAGCTTCTTTTGCTTTTTCAACTAAAATTGTGAAAACAACTTTGTCGAATACAGCGATGTCAGCCAAAATCTTACGATCGATTTCGATCGAAGCTTTTTTAAGACCGTTAATGAAACGGCTATAAGAAAGACCATTTTGACGAGAGGCCGCATTGATACGTGCAATCCAAAGTTGACGGAATTGACGTTTCTTTTGACGACGGTCACGGTAAGCATATTGACCAGCTTTAGTTACTGCTTGAACAGCAACACGGAAAGTACGAGAGCGAGCTCCGTAATAACCTTTGGCTAATTTAAGTACTTTTTTGTGACGAGCACGAGCGGTTACACCACGCTTAACTCTAGGCATTGTTCATATCTCCTTTAATTAAGCGTATGGTAGTTGACGTGCAATTGCTGGCACATCAGACTTGGCTACTAAACATTTAGCACGTAAGTGACGTTTACGCTTAGTGCTCTTCTTTGTCAAAATATGACGTAAGTGTGCCTGTTTACGCTTGAAACCATTAGCGGTTTTTCTGAAGCGTTTTTGGACACCCTTATCTGTTTTCATTTTAGGCATTGCTAAAACTCCGCATTGGGACATTAATAAAACGCAAGGCGAGCAAAATCCTTAACAAGGACTTTGCTACTTTTTTAATTGGTTGCCCTACTATTTCTTTTTAGGTGCTAGGACCATAACTGCTTGTCGACCTTCCATTTTCGGGAAAGATTCAACAACAGCATATGTTTCCAAATCTGCTTTGATACGGTTCAAAAGATCCATACCTAAGCTTTGGTGTGCCATTTCGCGACCACGGAAACGCAGCGTAATTTTCGCTTTGTCCCCATCTTCTAGAAAACGAATCAGGTTGCGTAGTTTTACCTGATAGTCGTTTTCATCAGTGCCAGGACGGAATTTAATTTCCTTCAGCTGGACCTGTTTCTGCTTCTTCTTTTGTTCTTTTTGAGCTTTCGCTTTATCAAAAAGGAACTTACCGTAGTCCATGATGCGACAGACCGGTGGCTCAGCATTAGGACTGATTTCAACTAGGTCTACACCCGCTTCATCAGCTAATTCTTGAGCCTGTGAAATACTTACGATACCAACTGCTTCGCCTTCGATATCTGATAGGCGAACTTCTGGTACACCAGTGATTTCATCGTTAATACGATTAGGGGCTGGCTGTCGCCCTGCTGCTCTCTTGATCTTTATGACCTATTCCTCCAACAAAATTAGACTACGGCTCGAAATTTGTTTTTGTATCTTGGCAATAAAATCATTGATTTTAATCTTGCCTAAATCGATACCGTCACGCGTTCGTACCGCAACTTCCTTATTTTCTATCTCTTGATCACCAACGACCAATAAATAAGGTACACGCTTTAACGTATGTTCACGTATTTTAAAGCCTATTTTCTCATTCCTCAAGTCTTTAGATGCACGAATACCACTTTCTTTGAAAGTTTTAACAATTTCGTCAACATAATCAGACTGTTTATCAGTAATATTCATAACAATTACTTGCACTGGTGCAAGCCATGTCGGGAATTTACCTGCGTATTCTTCAATTAGAATACCAAGGAAGCGCTCAAGTGAGCCCAAAATAGCTCTGTGAATCATAACCGGTGTTTGACGAGTGTTATCTTCAGCAACATAAGTTGCACCTAAACGTGAAGGTAACGCATAATCAAGCTGCACTGTACCACATTGCCAAGCACGATCTAAACAATCATGTAAGGTAAATTCGATTTTTGGGCCATAGAACGCACCTTCACCGGGTAAAATGTCAAACTCAATGTCGTTTGAACGCAAAGCTTGCTTTAAAGCTTCCTCTGCACGATCCCACATA is a window of Shewanella donghaensis DNA encoding:
- the msrA gene encoding peptide-methionine (S)-S-oxide reductase MsrA — its product is MTIATFGAGCFWGVEHFFRQVNGVVAAECGYMGGNDKYQTYEQVKAGATGHAEVVQIEYDETVVSYDELLTVFWQNHNPTTLNMQGADIGNQYRSTIFTHDDAQKEIAQQSKLALTKSGKWGSKLIVTEITSVQTFHPAEEYHQNYLQKNDLPSCHISF
- the rpmI gene encoding 50S ribosomal protein L35 — translated: MPKMKTDKGVQKRFRKTANGFKRKQAHLRHILTKKSTKRKRHLRAKCLVAKSDVPAIARQLPYA
- the astE gene encoding succinylglutamate desuccinylase, coding for MFQKLMNDKDFLAFTIDNINNKVVSHSFVLSNQTTVNILDNGVISFNPAKGSTKDIVLSCAIHGNETAPIEICNELINQLLSETIVAKQRVLFLIGNPESILTQTRFVEENMNRLFSGAHSAGEGLCNKERVRAKQLEQYVADFFLDNEHSQRIHYDLHTAIKPSKHEKFAIYPYRPGRSFSADQIMFLAGCDVDTILFHHEPTTTFSYYSSEQFKADAFTVELGKVMPFGENDMAKFANTKTMLLQLITEQNVNVAPLDKDKLHLYKVSRSINKHFDDFKFTFDKSTVNFSGFDQGHVLATEGGTSICVSHPYEAIVFPNENVPVGQRTVLCLVPAPNEYIQ
- the trxB gene encoding thioredoxin-disulfide reductase, translated to MSQARHINLLILGSGPAGYTAAVYAARANLKPVMITGMQQGGQLTTTTEVENWPGDANDLTGPALMARMQEHAEKFDTEIIFDHINEVDFSQRPYRLKGDNGEFTCDALIIATGASAKYLGLPSEEAFMGRGVSACATCDGFFYRNQKVAVVGGGNTAVEEALYLSNIASEVHLIHRRDSFRSEKILINRLMDKVANGNIILHLDQTLEEVVGDNMGVNGLKMKSTKDDSISDLDVAGVFIAIGHSPNTGIFADQLDMNYGYITVNSGLQGNATQTSIEGIYACGDVMDQHYRQAITSAGSGCMAALDAERYLDAQK
- the infC gene encoding translation initiation factor IF-3 encodes the protein MKIKRAAGRQPAPNRINDEITGVPEVRLSDIEGEAVGIVSISQAQELADEAGVDLVEISPNAEPPVCRIMDYGKFLFDKAKAQKEQKKKQKQVQLKEIKFRPGTDENDYQVKLRNLIRFLEDGDKAKITLRFRGREMAHQSLGMDLLNRIKADLETYAVVESFPKMEGRQAVMVLAPKKK
- a CDS encoding GNAT family N-acetyltransferase, coding for MKNQLTTDRLSISIMTLDDADLLYDLDQDPNVMKYINGGVLTSRADINNIYIPRLKSYLKPVKGWGLWKVFNKNIQGHADDRDNFVGWVLIRPMGFFTETPEFDNLEIGWRFKKSAWGQGFATESAKAIIDLLIKHQLDVVKFSAIADENNVGSINIMKKLGMQFINKQQHPDVVGDAEVVLYSMEVIRT
- the rplT gene encoding 50S ribosomal protein L20 → MPRVKRGVTARARHKKVLKLAKGYYGARSRTFRVAVQAVTKAGQYAYRDRRQKKRQFRQLWIARINAASRQNGLSYSRFINGLKKASIEIDRKILADIAVFDKVVFTILVEKAKEALAK